A stretch of the Gracilinanus agilis isolate LMUSP501 chromosome 4, AgileGrace, whole genome shotgun sequence genome encodes the following:
- the LOC123247407 gene encoding beta-1,3-galactosyltransferase 2-like, protein MAHKKRGLTCSWLSMKLCLLTAVICSGVSYFLFTSRANQTSVLATKQVIFYSQRNPFQETSLTLEVAGEKEHLKNKGNNTTLRLHLTTLSHLKTNNTTPKNEEYHKDPLPYTFLIPEEDKCKETTPFLVFLICTKENEKLRRNNIRKTWGNESLVPGFSVVRLFMLGVQKQGSTEAIKEESRMYRDIIQQDFQDTYHNLTLKVLMGMKWVASYCPNAQFVMKTDTDMFVNTEYLIQKLLVTISTSKLYFTGFPMRKYHPIRHKESKWYMPLEVYPENFYPDFCSGTGYVFSGRLATMIYQVSFNVKILHLEDVYVGLCLQKMGVIVSSPPRVSLFNTFKVPFNPCVYNKLITSHYMSPNELLTFWELMQKKKHNCFQNSIDRVFSLLFPPS, encoded by the exons atGGCTCACAAGAAAAGAGGCCTTACGTGTTCTTGGCTCTCAATGAAACTATGTCTCTTGACTGCTGTCATTTGCTCAGGGGTTAGTTATTTCCTTTTCACATCTCGAGCAAATCAAACATCAGTCTTGGCAACAAAGCAGGTAATTTTCTATTCACAGAGGAATCCATTCCAAGAAACATCCCTAACCCTAGAGGTagcaggagagaaagaacatctcaaaaataaaggaaacaatacaacCCTGAGGCTACATCTCACTACACTGTCCCATTTAAAGACCAACAACACAACTCCAAAAAATGAGGAATATCACAAGGACCCTTTGCCATACACATTTCTAATCCCAGAGGAAGATAAATGTAAGGAGACTACTCCATTCTTGGTATTTTTAATATgcaccaaagaaaatgaaaagttaagGAGGAATAACATCAGGAAAACTTGGGGGAATGAAAGTCTGGTGCCAGGATTTTCTGTGGTTCGCTTATTTATGCTAGGTGTCCAGAAGCAAGGTTCTACTGAAGCCATAAAGGAAGAAAGCAGGATGTATCGAGACATCATTCAACAGGACTTTCAGGACACCTATCATAACCTTACTCTCAAAGTGTTGATGGGCATGAAATGGGTTGCCTCTTATTGTCCTAATGCACAATTTGTCATGAAAACAGATACTGATATGTTTGTTAACACTGAGTACCTTATACAAAAGCTACTTGTTACAATATCCACCTCGAAACTTTATTTCACTGGCTTTCCTATGCGGAAATATCACCCTATAAGGCATAAGGAAAGCAAATGGTACATGCCTCTTGAAGTATATCCTGAAAATTTCTACCCAGATTTTTGCTCAGGAACTGGATATGTGTTTTCTGGAAGACTGGCAACAATGATCTACCAGGtttcttttaatgtaaaaatattacACTTAGAAGATGTCTATGTGGGTCTCTGCCTTCAAAAAATGGGAGTCATTGTGTCATCACCACCAAGAGTTTcattatttaatacatttaaagtTCCATTTAACCCCTGTGTCTATAACAAACTTATCACATCCCATTATATGTCTCCCAATGAACTGCTTACATTTTGGGAactaatgcaaaagaaaaaacataattgCTTTCAAAATTCAAttgataggg ttttttccttactctTTCCTCCCAGTTAA